CTCCTCCGGGGGCGCCTTCTTCGCGGCCGGGATGAGCACCGAGGTGCTCAAGCCCGTGATCATGGTGGTGCTGCTGGGCGTGGCCGCCTTCGTGATCCTGCGGCCCGCCTTCGGCACCGCCCCGGCGACCGGCCCGGCCTCACCGCGCCGGATCCTCGCCGCGATCGGCCTCGCGGGCCTGGGCATCGGCTTCTACGACGGCCTGATCGGCCCCGGCACCGGGACGTTCCTGGTCCTCGCTCTGACCGCCGTGCTCCACCTCGACCTCGTCACCGCCTCCGCGACCGCGAAGATCGTCAACTGCTGCACCAACGCCGGCGCGCTCGCCACCTTCGCCTGGCAGGGCACCGTCCTGTGGCAACTGGCCGCCGTGATGGCTGTCTTCAACCTCGCGGGCGGCACCCTGGGAGCTCACACGGCCCTGAAGAAGGGCAGCGGCTTCGTCCGGGTCGTCCTGCTGACGGTGGTGTTCTCCCTGGTGGTGAAACTCGCGTACGAACAGTGGCTGGCCTAGGGCAACTCGATGAACGGCCAGGTGAACGGTCGCGCTCTTGTCGTGGGCGGCAGACAGAGCGGGTGCACATTGCCGGGGCCAGGCATTGTGACGGTTGGAAAACGATGACAGCGTCTGCACCGGTGCGATCAAGAAGAGGCACATGGTCCCGTTGCTTGCGGTCGTCGATATGGCGATCGTGCTCGTCATAGGGGGTGCAGTGGCCCTGCTCACTGTTCGGGATGCTCGTCGTCGGGCAGCATCAGCTGCGGCATACGTCATCGCGGTCGGGGTGCACCTGGGAGTCGCGGGGCTGGCGGCCGGGGGAGCGCTCTTCATCGTCCTCGGCTGGGATTCCGTGGTACAACCCGTGGTCGGCGTGGTCCTGCTCGCGCTCGCCGGCTACCTGTGGCCCCGCCCGGCTAAACCGGCACCCGGCCGACTCGTGCTGGAACGGACGCAGGCAGTAGAGCTGTTCGCTCTGCTGGACCGGATTTCCCACGCGGCCGGAGTGCGGCGAATCGACGTCGTTCAGCTCGACACGCGCTTCTCGCTGAGAGTCGCCGCCTTCGGCGTCAGGCGCAGGAGGGTATTGGTCCTGGGCTATCCGCTGTGGGTGGTGACCGGATGGCAACAGCGGATGGCAGCCATCGCGCACGCTCTGGTGCGCCAGGCCCACGACATCCGTAGCGATGCGGTGATCGAAACTGCCGTCGAAACCCTGTGCAGGGCATCGCATCTGGCCGGCAGGCCATCCTCGTCGGACGATGCCGCCGATCAACTGCTGAGGCCGTCTGCGCTGTCCCGCTACGGCGACGAAATGACCACTGCTGCCGGCAAGTTCGCCTCTCGTACCCGAGCCCTGGACTGGGCACTGTGGGTGCCTGGACTGATCGCTCGCGGCACGAAGTGGCTCCTTCTGAGGGCCACCCGATCCGCGGTTCGCGATGCCGAATGTCGGGCTGACGTTCTCGCTGCCCGCATCGTGTCTCCCTCAGCGGCCGCAGCGGCAGCGCCGGACCGAGATCTTGTCCGTAGGGTCGCCGTCGAGATGCATCGCCTGGCGGTCACCTTCCGCACCTTCCCTCCTCGTGACAGGCGCAGTGCCGTGGAGGGCTACTGGGGAGCGGTCGGTCAATACGCGAAGACCCAGCAGCTCGGACCGAACGAGTCCGTCGGACCCGATGCCGAGACCGGGGTGCCGCTCCCTGACCGGGCCGCGGCAGACGCCATACAGCGTGAACTTCGCCAAGCTGCCGATGTCCTGGCCGAGACCGTCCTCCAAGGCGATCACACAGTCGGGGTGGCACCCGCGGAGAACCTCCCCTAGCGCCTCCCTCGGCATGGAGGCGGGAGAACATCCTGGGGCCGTGTGAGGAGCGGTCAGCGGCTGCCGGTCAGGTGCGCGAACACGACGACGTTGCCCCGGTACCCGGTCGTCCGTGAGTAGCCGCCGCCGCAGGTGATCACCCGCAGTTCGGGGCGGGCCGCGGGGCCGTACACCTTCTCGTCCGGGAAGCCCTTCGCGTCGTACACCTCGACGGCGTAGACGGAGAACAGGGCCGTGCCGCCGTCGCGGCGGGCCACCTCGATCGTGCTGCCCTTGCGCAGGGCACCGAGGCGGTAGAAGACCGCGGGCCCGTCGGCGTCGTCGACATGGCCGGCGACGATCGCGGTGCCCGTCTCACCGGGCGTGGTGCCGGCCTCGTACCAGCCGGCGAGGTTCTCCCGGCCGGCGGGCGGGACGTCGAGGCTGCCGTTCCGCGTCAGGCCGAGGCCCATGAGGGGGGCGTCGACGCGGATCGACGGTATGCGTATGCGGTCGGGCGGGGAGGGCGCCAGCGCGAGCGCGGCGGCGTGCAGCGGGTCGCGCGGGCCGGTGCGCGGGCCGCCGCTCCCGGTGTCCGGCAAGGCGGCCCCGGCCTGCGCCGGCGACGGCTGCGGCGGGGCGTGGGTCTCGCCGCCGCTGTGCAGCAGCCAGGCGCCGCAGCACACGGCAAGGACGGTGGCGGCGGCTATCGCGGCGTCACCGACGCTCCTTCGACCGCGCACGCGAGCCTCCCGTGACTCTCCTCGGACCACCCGTTCCCCCTCCGGGCCGCGAGGGGCGTCGGACCCGGAGGGGGAGGGGACGTGCGGTACCGGCGGACGGACAGCGGAGGGTGTCCGTCAGATCCCGTCGCCTCTCGCCCGGCGATGCAGGAGCCAGGTACCGCCCGCGGCGGCGACGGCGAGAGCCGCCACGCCGGCCGCGGTCTGCACGGGGTCGCGGCCAAGAGCTCCGCCGACCCCCGTCTTCACACTTCCTCTCGGAGGCACCTGCTGCCCGCTCGCCGGCGTCAGCGTGACCACCAGGTCGCCCGCGATCCGTTTGCCGCCGTCGGCGCAGGTCGCGACGATCTCGTACGTCCCCGGCTGCGCGCTCGGCGGCACCCGGAACCGTCCGCTCGCCGCCCGCTCCCGCGGCGCCAGCGTGAACGAACCGGCACCGACCGCGCTGGCGTCGCCCGCCGCACCGCCGTCCCGGCACGCGGTCGTGTCCACCGTGACCTGCTCGCCCGGATCGACCGACGCCGGGCGCAGCTCCAGGCCGTCCGCGTCGGTGCCGTACGCCGGTGCGACGAGGGTCGCCAGGGCGCCGAGGGCCAGTGCGGTCCCGGTCAGCAGACGGGCGGTACGACGCATCGATGCTCCTCCGAGCGCAACGGACCCACGGCCCGCGACACCCCCATGTGCCGCCGTCGGCCGAGCCCTGCCCTTCCGAGGAAAGGCCCGGCACGGCGAGCGCGCTCCCCGAGAGCACGCCGAAAGAGGGGTTGCCGGGCGCCCGAAGCGAGCGGAAGGACCCGCGTACGGCACCGTTTCAGCAGGTCATCGGGGCGGGACGAGGGTGGCGTGAAAGAGATTCGGTTGGGTGCGGCGCCGGGGTGTGAACGGGTGACGGAATCAGCCGGACACGTGGCCCGGGTGGGCCTGCGCCAGTACCTCCGCGACCGCCCGCCGCCCCACGGACGCCAGCACCGGATTCGTACCGTTTCCGCAGGTGTCGCCGTAGTGGTGCTCCGCCATCAGGCCGAAGCACAGCGCCCACCCCCGGCCGCGGGCCCAGGTCGCCTCGTCGACGTCGGCCGCCGCACGGAACACCTCGCGCGCCTCGGCGTCGAAGACCGCCCACGCGGCGATGGTGTCGGCCGCCGGGTCACCGACCCCGAGGCCGCCGAAGTCGATGACGGCGGTGAGCCGGCCGGCGGAGGTCAGCAGGTTGCCCGGGAGGAGGTCGCCATGGAGCCAGACCGGGGCGTGGTCCCACTGGGGGAGACGGAGGGCGTCCTCCCAGACCGCGGTCGCGGCCGGGGCGTCCAGCGTGCCGGCGGCGCCCAGGTCGCGGATCGCGGCGCGTACATGGGCGTCGTTCTTGCGCACCGGACCGCCCCGCCAGGACGGCGGACCGCCGGCCGCGTCCACCTTCCGCAGCGCCGCCACGAACCGGCCCAACTTATCGGCAGCCTCCGCCAGTTCGGTCAGCGGCGCGTCGTGGGCGTTCTCGCCGTCGAGCCAGCGGTACACACCCCACGGCAGTGCGTAGCCGGCGCCCGGCGCGCCCTTCGCCAGCGGTACCGGGACGGCCAGCGGAAGACGCGGCGCCAGGCGCGGCAGCCAGCGGTGCTCGGTGTCGACCTGCCGGGCCCCGCCGGGCAGCCGCGGCAGCCGTACGACCATGTCGTCGCCCAGCCGGTACATCGCGTTGTCGGTCCCGGCGGAACGGACCCGCCGCACCGCCAGCCCGCCCCACTCCGGGAACTGCTCCGCGACCAGCCGCCCGACCAGCGCCGCGTCGATGTCCAGCTCATCGGCGCGCATCTTCCCGACGAACGACTCACGACCGGACGACATACGGCTCCATCATGGCTGGGCAGGACCGTGCCAACCTAGGGGCGCGGGGAACTGCGCGACCAGCCATTTACGACCCGCACCCGGCCGCGCAGCCCACCCCCACCCCCTGTCCCCAGCGTCAGCCCACGTTCACCGCGCTCCAAGCCGCGGCGACCGCACGCTCCTCCGCACTCCCGGCCCCGTACAGGTCCTTGGCCGCGCTGAGCGTCGCCGTCCGCGCCCCCGCGTACTTCGTCGAGGACGTCATGTAGACGGTCAGCGCCCGGTACCAGATCTTCCCGAGCTTGTCCCGCCCGATCCCGCTCACCGAAGACCCGTCACAGGTGGGGGAGTTGTAGCTCACCCCGTTCACCGTCCGCGCCCCGCTGCCCTCGGCCAGCAGATACGCGAAGTGGTTGCCGACCCCCGACGAGTAGTGCACGTCCAGCTGCGCGGTCGACGTGCTCCAGCAGTCCACCGAGACCCCGTCCCTCGACGGCTTGTCCATGTACCGCAGGGCATCGCGCCCGAGCCCCGACCGGACGACCTTCTCGCCGATCAGATAGTCCCCGGGATCCGAGGAGTTGCCGGCGTGGAACTCCACCAGCGACCCGAAGATGTCGGACGTCGCCTCGTTCAGTCCGCCGGACTCGCCCGAGTACGTCAGCGCCGCCGTCTTCGACGTCACGCCGTGCGACATCTCGTGCCCGGCGACGTCCAGCGACACCAGCGGACCGAGCTGGGTGCCGTCACCGTCGCCGTACGTCATGCAGAAGCAACTGTCGTCCCAGAAGGCGTTGTTGTAGGCGTTGCCGTAGTGCACACGGTTGAACGAGCCCTTGCCGTCGCCCCCGATGCCGTTGCGGCCGTGGACGTCCCGGTAGTAGTCCCACGTCGCGTCCGTGCCGTACTGCGCGTCCACCGCGGCCGTCGAGCGGTCGGCCGAAGCCCCGGTGCCCCAGTGGTTGTCGGCGTCGGTGAAGACCGTCGCGGGCGCGCGGTCGAGGCAGATGGTCAGGATGCACAGGTCGGTCTTGTTCGCCGCGTCACCCGTGTAAGTGCCGCCGCGCGTCGCGTCCTTGAGCTGGTACGACGACCCCGACGCCGTCGTCTGCAGCGGCACCGTGCCCGCGTACAGCGACTTGCCGTCACCGGACGCCGTCTCGATGCTGTCCCACGCGTCGATCTGCCTGCCCGTGCCGGCGTCGGTCAGCACGGTCCGGGCGACCGGGTTGCCGAGAGAGTCCTGGGCGACCGCGTCGGTCCGCCAGGCCAGCTTCGGGGTGCCGTGCAGGGCGTCGACGACCAGCTCGGGCCTGGAGGTGAGCTTCTTGAGCGTCTCGCCGACGTTCACGGCACGCAGGGCGGTCGCGGCGAGGTCGGCGGCCCGGGGGCCGGAGACCCCGGGCGACACGCTCTTCAGGGAGATGGGGCGCGCGACGGCGCGGGAGGCGCCGCGGTACGTGCCGTCCTTCTTCAGATGCACGACGAAGTCGCCCCCGAGCACGGGGAGTCGGTGATACGTCCGGTCGTAGCGGACGTGCTGTGCGCCGTCCGAGTCCACCACCACGTCCCGGACGCGGGTGTCCTGTGCGGCCGTCAGGCCCAGGCTCCCCGCGACGTCGGAGAGGACCGAGGCCGCGTTCTCCACGGCGTCGGCCCTGCTGGGCGGTTCGTCCGCGCCGGCGGTGGGGGTGAGGACGGCGGCCAGCAGGCCGGCGACGGCGACCGCGGTGCCCGCGGCGGCAAGTCGGGAACGTCGGATGTGCGGCCGTATTCGGCTCATCGGTCTCCTTGAACTGGGCGGATGCTCGGGAGCTGACCCAGATTCAAGGGGGCGTGAACAGGCTGTGGCCAGGGTGAATACGTGGAGGTGTGTGAGAGGAGAGAATCGTTTCCGTGACCCTCTCTCCTCGACTCCCGTTCTTCGTCTACGGCACCCTGCGGCCCGGTGAGCCCAACCACGACCTGTTCCTGCGGGGGCGCGTGCGCGCGGAGGAGCCGGCGCGGATGGAGGGGGCGGTGCTGTACGACGGACCGGGTTACCCGTACGTCGTCGAGGAGGTGGGCGGGGGCGGCGTCGTGCACGGCGACCTGGTCACCGCTCGCCCCGAGGAGTACCCGGCCCTGCTGACCGCCCTCGACCTGCTGGAGGAGTACGCCCCGGGAGACCCCCGGAGCCTCTACGAGCGCGTCGCCCGCCAGGTGCTCCGCGAGACCGACGGAACTGCCGTACGGGCATGGGTGTACGTGGCCGCCCCGACTGTCGCGACCCGGCTACGGACCCGGGGCGCCCCGATCCCGAGCGGGGACTGGGGGCGGCGCTGAGCGGGGGCGTTACGACTCGGCCGGCTCCACCCGTACCGCGCACGTCTTGAATTCCGGCATTCGGGATGTCGGGTCCAGTGCCGGGTTGGTCAGGGTGTTGGCGCGGCCCTCGCCCGGCCAGTGGAAGGGCATGAAGACCGTGTCGGGGCGGATGGCGGTCGTGATGCGGGCGGGGGCCACCGCGCGGCCCCGGCGTGAGATCACGGCCAACGGGTCGCCGTCGGCCGCTCCGAGCCGGGCCGCCAGCCGGGGGTGGAGCTCCACGAAGGGGCCCGGCGCCGCGCTGTTCAGTTCGTCGACGCGTCGGGTCTGGGCGCCGGACTGGTACTGGGCCACGACCCGTCCGGTGGTGAGAAGGACCGGGTACTCGTCGTCGGGTTCCTCGGCGGCCGCCCGGTGCGAGACGGGCGCGAACCTCGCGCGTCCGTCGGGGGTGGCGAAGCGGTCGAGGAAGAGACGGGGCGTGCCGGGGTGCGGTGCCGCGTCGGCATCGTGGTCCTGCGCGGGGTCGTCGGGTCCGGCGTCCAGTGAGGCGTCCTCGGAGTCGCCCGCGTCGTCGGCCGCCCCCGTCGCCGCCGGACACGGCCAGAACACCCCGTTCTCCTCCGCCAGCCTCCGGTACGTGATCCCCGAATAGTCGGCCGGCCCGCCCGCGCTCGCCCGCCTCAGCTCCTCGAAGACCTCCTCGGCGTCGGTCGGGAAGCCCTTCTCCAGCGCACGTTCCCCACCCAGCCGTGCCGCGAGCTCGTGCATGATCTCCAGGTCGCTGCGGACCCCCTCCGGCGGGGTGACCGCCCGGCGGCGCAGCAGGACCCGGCCCTCCAGGTTGGTCGTCGTGCCCGTCTCCTCCGCCCACTGCGTCACCGGCAGGACGACGTCCGCGAGCTCCGCCGTCTCCGACAGCACGACGTCGCACACGGCGAGGAAGTCGAGGGACTTGATGCGCTCCTCGATGTGCGCGGCCCGCGGCGCCGACACCACCGGGTTGGAGCCCATCAGCAGCAGGGACTTGATGTCGGTGCCGAGCGCGTCCAGCAGTTCGTAGGCGCTGCGCCCCGGACCGGGCAGGCTGTCCGGGTCCACGCCCCACACCTCGGCGACATGCCGGCGCGCCACCGGGTCGTCCAGCTTGCGGTACCCGGGCAACTGGTCGGCCTTCTGGCCGTGTTCGCGCCCGCCCTGCCCGTTGCCCTGCCCGGTCAGGCAGCCGTATCCGGACAGCGGCCGGCCCGCCCGCCCCGTCGCCAGGCACAGGTTGATCCAGGCGCCCACGGTGTCGGTGCCCTTGGACTGCTGCTCGGGTCCGCGCGCGGTCAGCACCATGGCGTGCTCCGGCTCGCAGAACATCCGTACGGCCTCCCGGAGCTGCGGTACGGGCACCCCCGTGATCCGCTCCACGTACTCCGGCCAGTGCGCCATCGCGGCGGCCCGCGCGTCCTCCCAGCCGGCCGTGCGCTCCTGGACGTACTCCTCGTCCACCCGCCCCTCGGCGACGACCAGGTGCAGCAGGCCGAGGGCGAGCGCGAGGTCGGTGCCGGGGCGCGGGGCCAGGTGCAGATCGGCCTGCTCGGCGGTCCGCGTGCGGCGCGGGTCGACGACGATCAGCGTGCCGCCGTTCTCCCGCAGCTCGGTGAAGTAGCGCAGCGAGGGCGGCATCGTCTCCGCGGGGTTGGAGCCGACGAGGATGACGCAGCCGGTCCTCGGGATGTCCTCCAGCGGGAACGGCAGCCCCCGGTCCAGGCCGAACGCCTTCATCCCCGCCGCGGCCGCCGACGACATGCAGAAGCGGCCGTTGTAGTCGATCTGCGAGGTGCCGAGCACGATCCGCGCGAACTTGCCGAGGCCGTACGCCTTCTCGTTCGTCAGGCCGCCCCCGCCGAAGACACCGCACGCGTCCGGGCCATGTTCCGTACGCGTGCGGTGCAGGCCCTTCGCGACGCGGTCGAGCGCCTCGTCCCACGTGGCCGGCACGAGCGTGCCGCCCGACCGCACCAGCGGCGAGGTCAGACGGACGCCCGGGGCCAGCACCGCGGCAGCCGTACGGCCCTTGCCGCACAGCGCTCCCCGGTTCACCGGGAAGTCCGGGCGCTCGACCACCGCGACACCCCCGTCCTGCTGGGGCGTGAGGTTCATTCCACACTGCAGGGCGCAGTACGGGCAGTGGGTGGGCGTCGCGGAGTTCTGCATGCCCTTCAGCGTGCTTCCGGCGTGTTACGCCCGCGACGGCCCCCTGTTACACGGCCGGGACGGTGCCCTCCCCGCCACCGCCACGCCGTCGTGAGCTTCGCTGTGGTGCCGTGGCGCGGGTTGTCGGTCGTCCGCCGCTCCGTCGTGGCCGGTCGCGCAGTTCCCGCGCCCCTTGAGGGCGCTGCCCTGCCGCCGGCGCGAGGCCGTCCGTTCCGGGCGCCGCTACCGCCGCGCGGCCAGCGCGTTCGCGACCCCCGGCTCCTCGCGCCCGAGGAAGTGCGGGTCCGGCTCGAAGACGGCGTCCAGGGCGGCCTTGCCGGCCGCGAGGATCTCCCGGGTGCCGCCGTAGTACCAGGTCATGTCGTGCTTGTCCTGCACCCCGACGCCGTACGACGCCACCCCGGCCTCCTCGCACAGCGCGACCGCCCGCCGGATGTGGAAGCCCTGGCTGATCAGCACCGCCTCGTGCACGCCGAAGATCTTCCTGGCCCGGACGCAGGAGTCCCAGGTGTCGAAGCCCGCGTAGTCGCTGACGATGTGCGCGTCCGGCACCCCGTGCCTGGTCAGATACGTGCGCATGGCGTCGGGCTCGTCGTAGTCCTTGCGGCTGTTGTCGCCGGTGACCAGGACCACCTTGATCCGCCCCGCGCGGTACAACTCGGCCGCCGCGTCCAGCCGGTGGGCGAGATAGGGGGAGGGCTCGCCGTCCCACAGCCCGGCGCCGAAGACGACGGCCACGTCGGTGCGCGGCACGTCCGCCGTGGTGCGCAGCCGGTCGCCGGTGACGACGTACATCCAGGTGGCCGGCAGCAGCGCCAGCACGCATCCGGCCATCACGGCCTGCACCAGCCGCCGCTGCCCGGCACGGGTGCGCGGAAGTCTCGGTCGGCCCAGCTTCGGTCGGCGCATCGGACGGTCCCTCCCCGGTCGGCACACGGCCTGTCCTCGACCTTCAGGGACGCCCGCCCGGCCGCCGCGGTTCACTCCGCACGACGTGAGCAGCTTCACTTCGAGATGTGAAACCGCAGGTCATGCCACCTCACACCGCCCGGGTACCGCGCCGTGAACCCGGTGTAAGAACCCGTTATTCCTGCGAAACGGGGCGGCAACGTCCCGCCGCCACCATCGGTTCATGACGGCGTCGAACCACCTTCACGACGAGTCCACGACGGCCCACCTCGACAGTACGGCGCACCTCATGAACCGGATCAGCAGCCAGCTCGCCAGCCAGCTCAGCCTCGTCTCGCTCGACGGGAGCCGGCGCCCCCAGCCGCCCGCGCTCGTCGTCGTGGCCCACGGCAGCCGCGACCCGCGCGCCCTGAGCACCGTCCGCGCGCTCCTCGACCAGGTCCGCGCGCTGCGCCCCGGCCTGCCGGTCCACCTCGGCCACATCGAGCTGAACGAGCCCCTGCTCCCCGACACCCTCGCCGCCCTCGGCGACCGCCGGGCGATCCTCGTCCCGCTCCTGCTGAGCCGCGGCTACCACATCAAGCGCGACATCCCCGAAATGGCCGCCGAGTCGTCGGTACGCGCACGCGTGGCCGGCGCGCTCGGCCCGCACCCCCTGCTGGTGGAGGCCCTCACGGCCCGCCTGGTGGAGGCCGGCTGGCGCACCCGCATGGACGAGCCCACGCGCCGCACCAGCGCGGTCGTCCTCGCGGCGGCGGGCTCCCGCGACCCCGAGTCCAGGGTCGACACCTCCCGCACGGCCCAGCTCCTGGCCAACCGCCTGGGCGTCCCGGTGATCCCGGCCTACGCGACGACGGCGGCTCCGACGGTGCCGGACGCGCTCGCCGCGCTGGCGGCCCGGGGCCGCACGAGGGTGGCGATCGCCTCGTACTTCACGGCGCCCGGCCGTTTCGCGACGGAGTGCGCGGAGAAGGCCCCGTGGATCGCGTCGGCTCCCCTGGGCACGCACCCGGCGATGGCGAGACTGCTCCTGCACCGCTACGACCGGACGGCGGCGACGCCGGTGACGACGACGGCGGAACTGGCGACCGCCTAGGACGCCGGGGGAGGTGCCCGACTCAGGGGCGCGGGGAACTGCGCGACCAGCCACCGACGACCCGCACCCGCCGACTCAACAGCACCCGGCGGACGCGAAGCCGCACCCGGCAGACGCAAAGCCGCACTCCGTTTGTCACCCCCTGCCCGTACTGTCGAGTCATGCCGTACGACCTGCAGTCACTCGAACGCTGGGCCCCCGAACCGGACAAGCGCCCCGGCCGGACCGCCTTCCAACGGGACCGCGCCCGAATCCTGCATTCCGCCGCGCTGAGAAGGCTCGCCGGCAAAACCCAGGTCGTGACACCGGGAACCCACAGCAACGCATGGGACCCGAGCCCCCGAACCCGCCTGACCCACTCCCTGGAGTGCGCCCAGGTCGGCCGCGAACTCGGCGCGGCCCTCGGCTGCGACCCCGACCTCGTGGAGGCCGCCTGCCTCTCCCACGACCTCGGCCACCCACCCTTCGGCCACAACGGCGAAGTCGCACTGAACGAGTTCGCCGAGGACTGCGGCGGCTTCGAGGGCAACGCCCAGTCCCTGCGCCTGCTCACCCGCATCGAGCCCAAGCGGTTCACCCCGGAGGGCTCCGTCGGCCTCAACCTCACCCGCGCCACCCTCGACGCCGCCACCAAGTACCCCTGGCCCCGCGGCGCCCACCCCACCGACCCGGGGTCCGTGAAGTTCGGTGTCTACGACGACGACAGGCCCGTCTTCGACTGGGTCCGCAAGGACGCCCCCGGCACCCGCACCACCTTCGAGGCCCAGGTCATGGACTGGTCCGACGACGTGGCGTACTCCGTGCACGACGTCGAGGACGGCCTGCACGCCGGCCACATCGACCCCAACTGCCTGCACGCCGAACCCGAACGCCGCGAGATCTTCGCCGTCGCCATCGGCCGCTACGTCCCCGAGGACACCGACCCCGCCGAGCTCGCCGCCGCCCTCGACCGGCTCCAGGACGCCCCCTGGTGGCCGCACGGCTACGACGGCTCGGCCGTCGCCCAGGCCCGTCTGAAGGACGCCACCAGCCAGCTCATCGGCCGCTTCTGCCTGGCCGCCGAGACCGCCACGCGCGCCGCCCACGGAGACGGCCGGCTCACCCGCTACGGCGCCGAACTCGTCGTACCCCGCCCGACCCGCCTGGAGTGCGCGGTCCTCAAGGCCGTCGCCGACCGGTACGTCATGCAGCGCGCCGAGCAGGAGCGGCTCCGTGCCGACCAGCGGATCGTCGTCGCCGAACTGGCCGAGGCGCTCACCGCCCGCGCGCCCGAGGGACTCGACCCGCAGTTCCGGGCCCTGTTCGACGCGGCCGGCGACGATCGCGCCCGCAAGCGCGTGATCGTCGACCAGATCGCGTCCCTCACGGACGCCTCGGCGCGTGCCCTGCACGGGCGGCTCACCCGCCGGGCGTGAGCGCCGGTGCCGTCACCCCCGTGCGACGGGTGAGACACCGGGGGCGAACGGGCACTCGAAAGTGACCCTGCGTGGCCTGATCGGGTCACCCCCTCTTCCCGCATCACGCTGCGTGCGGGACGCTCATGTGGCGGCACCCTTACGAGGAGGCATCAAGTGGTCGACGCGGATCAGACATTCGTCATCGTCGGAGGAGGGCTCGCCGGCGCCAAGGCGGCCGAGACGCTCCGGGCCGAGGGCTTCACCGGGCGGGTGATACTGATCTGCGACGAGCGCGACCACCCGTACGAGCGACCGCCGCTGTCCAAGGGCTACCTCCTCGGCAAGGAGGAGCGCGACAGCGTCTTCGTGCACGAACCCGCCTGGTACGCGCGCAACGACATCGAGCTGCACCTCGGCCAGACCGTCGACGCGATCGACCGTACGGCGAAGACGGTGCGGTTCGGCGAGGACGGCACCGTCGTCCACTACGACAAGCTCCTGCTGGCCACCGGTGCCGAGCCGCGCCGCCTCGACATCCCGGGCACCGACCTGGCCGGAGTGCACCACCTGCGCCGCCTCGCGCACGCCGAGCGCCTCAAGGGCGTCCTCGCCTCCCTCGGCCGGGAGAACGGCCACATCGTGATCGCCGGCGCCGGCTGGATCGGCCTGGAGGTCGCCGCGGCGGCCCGTGAGTACGGCGCCGAGGTCACCGTCATCGAGCCCGAGCCGACCCCGCTGCACGGCGTCCTCGGCCCCGAGCTGGGCGGCCTCTTCGCCGAGCTGCACCGGGAGCGCGGGGTGCGGTTC
The DNA window shown above is from Streptomyces chartreusis and carries:
- a CDS encoding sulfite exporter TauE/SafE family protein — protein: MPDISLTTVVVLCLAALAAGWIDAVVGGGGLLLLPALLLGLPASTPAAYALGTNKAVAIVGTTGAAVTYARKAPVDVRLAVRIGLAALAGSSGGAFFAAGMSTEVLKPVIMVVLLGVAAFVILRPAFGTAPATGPASPRRILAAIGLAGLGIGFYDGLIGPGTGTFLVLALTAVLHLDLVTASATAKIVNCCTNAGALATFAWQGTVLWQLAAVMAVFNLAGGTLGAHTALKKGSGFVRVVLLTVVFSLVVKLAYEQWLA
- a CDS encoding M48 family metallopeptidase, producing the protein MENDDSVCTGAIKKRHMVPLLAVVDMAIVLVIGGAVALLTVRDARRRAASAAAYVIAVGVHLGVAGLAAGGALFIVLGWDSVVQPVVGVVLLALAGYLWPRPAKPAPGRLVLERTQAVELFALLDRISHAAGVRRIDVVQLDTRFSLRVAAFGVRRRRVLVLGYPLWVVTGWQQRMAAIAHALVRQAHDIRSDAVIETAVETLCRASHLAGRPSSSDDAADQLLRPSALSRYGDEMTTAAGKFASRTRALDWALWVPGLIARGTKWLLLRATRSAVRDAECRADVLAARIVSPSAAAAAAPDRDLVRRVAVEMHRLAVTFRTFPPRDRRSAVEGYWGAVGQYAKTQQLGPNESVGPDAETGVPLPDRAAADAIQRELRQAADVLAETVLQGDHTVGVAPAENLP
- a CDS encoding class F sortase, giving the protein MRGRRSVGDAAIAAATVLAVCCGAWLLHSGGETHAPPQPSPAQAGAALPDTGSGGPRTGPRDPLHAAALALAPSPPDRIRIPSIRVDAPLMGLGLTRNGSLDVPPAGRENLAGWYEAGTTPGETGTAIVAGHVDDADGPAVFYRLGALRKGSTIEVARRDGGTALFSVYAVEVYDAKGFPDEKVYGPAARPELRVITCGGGYSRTTGYRGNVVVFAHLTGSR
- a CDS encoding aminoglycoside phosphotransferase family protein, which codes for MSSGRESFVGKMRADELDIDAALVGRLVAEQFPEWGGLAVRRVRSAGTDNAMYRLGDDMVVRLPRLPGGARQVDTEHRWLPRLAPRLPLAVPVPLAKGAPGAGYALPWGVYRWLDGENAHDAPLTELAEAADKLGRFVAALRKVDAAGGPPSWRGGPVRKNDAHVRAAIRDLGAAGTLDAPAATAVWEDALRLPQWDHAPVWLHGDLLPGNLLTSAGRLTAVIDFGGLGVGDPAADTIAAWAVFDAEAREVFRAAADVDEATWARGRGWALCFGLMAEHHYGDTCGNGTNPVLASVGRRAVAEVLAQAHPGHVSG
- a CDS encoding M4 family metallopeptidase, which translates into the protein MSRIRPHIRRSRLAAAGTAVAVAGLLAAVLTPTAGADEPPSRADAVENAASVLSDVAGSLGLTAAQDTRVRDVVVDSDGAQHVRYDRTYHRLPVLGGDFVVHLKKDGTYRGASRAVARPISLKSVSPGVSGPRAADLAATALRAVNVGETLKKLTSRPELVVDALHGTPKLAWRTDAVAQDSLGNPVARTVLTDAGTGRQIDAWDSIETASGDGKSLYAGTVPLQTTASGSSYQLKDATRGGTYTGDAANKTDLCILTICLDRAPATVFTDADNHWGTGASADRSTAAVDAQYGTDATWDYYRDVHGRNGIGGDGKGSFNRVHYGNAYNNAFWDDSCFCMTYGDGDGTQLGPLVSLDVAGHEMSHGVTSKTAALTYSGESGGLNEATSDIFGSLVEFHAGNSSDPGDYLIGEKVVRSGLGRDALRYMDKPSRDGVSVDCWSTSTAQLDVHYSSGVGNHFAYLLAEGSGARTVNGVSYNSPTCDGSSVSGIGRDKLGKIWYRALTVYMTSSTKYAGARTATLSAAKDLYGAGSAEERAVAAAWSAVNVG
- a CDS encoding gamma-glutamylcyclotransferase family protein, with product MTLSPRLPFFVYGTLRPGEPNHDLFLRGRVRAEEPARMEGAVLYDGPGYPYVVEEVGGGGVVHGDLVTARPEEYPALLTALDLLEEYAPGDPRSLYERVARQVLRETDGTAVRAWVYVAAPTVATRLRTRGAPIPSGDWGRR
- a CDS encoding molybdopterin oxidoreductase family protein translates to MQNSATPTHCPYCALQCGMNLTPQQDGGVAVVERPDFPVNRGALCGKGRTAAAVLAPGVRLTSPLVRSGGTLVPATWDEALDRVAKGLHRTRTEHGPDACGVFGGGGLTNEKAYGLGKFARIVLGTSQIDYNGRFCMSSAAAAGMKAFGLDRGLPFPLEDIPRTGCVILVGSNPAETMPPSLRYFTELRENGGTLIVVDPRRTRTAEQADLHLAPRPGTDLALALGLLHLVVAEGRVDEEYVQERTAGWEDARAAAMAHWPEYVERITGVPVPQLREAVRMFCEPEHAMVLTARGPEQQSKGTDTVGAWINLCLATGRAGRPLSGYGCLTGQGNGQGGREHGQKADQLPGYRKLDDPVARRHVAEVWGVDPDSLPGPGRSAYELLDALGTDIKSLLLMGSNPVVSAPRAAHIEERIKSLDFLAVCDVVLSETAELADVVLPVTQWAEETGTTTNLEGRVLLRRRAVTPPEGVRSDLEIMHELAARLGGERALEKGFPTDAEEVFEELRRASAGGPADYSGITYRRLAEENGVFWPCPAATGAADDAGDSEDASLDAGPDDPAQDHDADAAPHPGTPRLFLDRFATPDGRARFAPVSHRAAAEEPDDEYPVLLTTGRVVAQYQSGAQTRRVDELNSAAPGPFVELHPRLAARLGAADGDPLAVISRRGRAVAPARITTAIRPDTVFMPFHWPGEGRANTLTNPALDPTSRMPEFKTCAVRVEPAES